Proteins encoded in a region of the Armatimonadota bacterium genome:
- the secF gene encoding protein translocase subunit SecF, whose amino-acid sequence MKTWNIIGSRRYGYLLSLAILLPGVIALVSWGINFGIDFTGGTLLDVRLGRDASIQEVREVLGAFGQAEAVIQTSPDRPRQVLIRTEHLDEAQTARVMAALRGRFGGVELLLAERVGPKIGRELRRQAVLAVTLGLLLQVVYISWRFRSLRFAVAADVALLHDLLVVVGLYALTRRQVDSSFVAVLLTVVGYSINDTVVVFDRIRETAGQRLRIGFPELVNRSILEVLTRSLTTGIGAIMAIVAIYFLGGVTIRDFAFGLAAGVVTGTYSSIFVASALLVDWHLWSERRAGRPAAVRAPEPLPPPPAVAGPRTSRRRARR is encoded by the coding sequence ATGAAGACCTGGAACATCATCGGAAGCCGTCGCTACGGCTACCTGCTCTCGCTGGCGATCCTCCTTCCCGGCGTCATCGCCCTGGTCAGCTGGGGGATCAACTTCGGCATCGACTTCACCGGGGGCACGCTGCTGGATGTGCGCCTGGGCCGCGACGCGTCCATCCAGGAGGTCCGCGAGGTCCTGGGCGCCTTCGGGCAGGCGGAGGCCGTGATCCAGACGTCTCCCGACCGCCCGCGGCAGGTGCTGATCCGCACCGAGCACCTCGACGAGGCCCAGACGGCGCGGGTGATGGCGGCGCTGCGCGGGCGGTTCGGCGGCGTGGAGTTGCTGCTGGCCGAGCGGGTGGGGCCCAAGATCGGGCGGGAGCTCCGCCGCCAGGCCGTCCTGGCCGTGACCCTCGGGCTGCTCCTCCAGGTCGTCTACATCTCCTGGCGCTTCCGCTCCCTGCGTTTCGCCGTGGCGGCGGACGTCGCGCTGCTCCACGACCTGCTGGTCGTCGTCGGCCTCTACGCCCTGACCCGCCGTCAGGTGGACAGTTCCTTCGTCGCCGTCCTCCTCACCGTCGTGGGATACTCGATCAACGACACCGTCGTCGTCTTCGACCGGATCCGCGAGACCGCCGGCCAGCGGCTGCGGATCGGGTTCCCGGAGCTGGTGAACCGCAGCATCCTGGAAGTGCTCACCCGGTCCCTGACCACCGGCATCGGGGCGATCATGGCCATCGTCGCCATCTACTTCCTGGGTGGGGTGACGATCCGCGACTTCGCCTTCGGCCTGGCCGCCGGCGTGGTCACGGGGACCTACTCCTCGATCTTCGTGGCCAGCGCGCTGCTCGTGGACTGGCACCTGTGGAGCGAGCGGCGGGCAGGGCGTCCCGCGGCCGTCCGCGCTCCCGAGCCCCTGCCGCCCCCCCCCGCCGTCGCCGGCCCGCGGACGTCCCGCCGCCGCGCCCGCCGCTAG
- the secD gene encoding protein translocase subunit SecD: MRRLWVRMLFVVILAVAAVQIVFAPVRIVRRTPEYQGFKVRVNLGLDLQGGSYLVLEAQDTQTLRATPETVDAAMRVIENRIDQLGVVEPTVQRQGSRRIIVELPGIQDPERAIELIGKTALLEFVDTQLTQLPQGARWSADGKTVQLPPPAQPLTLEKKVILTGADLADAQASFDQTTGEPIVNFQLKGKGAKVFEEFTAANIGKYLTIVLDDEVISSPVIRDRIGGGNGQISGGFRDIAEARDLAVLLRGGALPVPVEVIERRSVGPTLGRDSLDRTLRAGGVALVMVLLFMILLYGVGGLLADAALVLYGIFLLAGLTALGATLTLPGIAAFILSVGMAIDANILIFERIKEELRAGKTLRAAIGGGWTRAWSAILDSNVTTLLAALVLFVLGTGPIKGFAVTLALGVVISMFTAIVVTRILVDSTSAALRPSWLRFGAER, encoded by the coding sequence GTGAGACGGCTGTGGGTCCGGATGCTCTTCGTGGTCATCCTGGCGGTGGCCGCGGTCCAGATCGTCTTCGCCCCGGTGCGCATCGTCCGCCGCACTCCCGAGTACCAGGGCTTCAAGGTCCGCGTCAACCTCGGGCTCGACCTCCAGGGCGGCAGTTACCTGGTGCTGGAGGCGCAGGACACCCAGACCCTGCGCGCGACGCCCGAGACCGTGGACGCGGCGATGCGGGTCATCGAGAACCGTATCGACCAGCTGGGCGTGGTGGAGCCCACGGTGCAGCGGCAGGGCAGCCGCCGGATCATCGTTGAGCTGCCCGGCATCCAGGATCCGGAACGGGCCATCGAGCTCATCGGGAAAACCGCCCTCCTCGAGTTCGTCGATACGCAGCTCACCCAGCTGCCCCAGGGCGCGCGCTGGTCGGCCGACGGGAAGACGGTGCAGCTTCCGCCTCCGGCGCAGCCGCTCACCCTGGAGAAGAAGGTCATCCTCACCGGCGCCGACCTGGCCGACGCCCAGGCCTCCTTCGATCAGACTACGGGGGAGCCCATCGTCAACTTTCAGTTGAAGGGAAAGGGCGCCAAGGTCTTCGAGGAGTTCACCGCGGCCAACATCGGCAAATATTTGACCATCGTCCTGGACGACGAGGTCATCTCCTCCCCGGTGATCCGCGACCGCATCGGCGGCGGCAACGGGCAGATCAGCGGCGGGTTCCGGGACATCGCGGAGGCGCGCGACCTGGCCGTCCTGCTCCGCGGCGGCGCCCTGCCCGTGCCGGTGGAGGTCATCGAGCGGCGGTCCGTGGGCCCGACGCTGGGGCGCGACTCCCTGGATCGGACGCTGCGGGCGGGCGGCGTGGCCCTGGTCATGGTCCTGCTGTTCATGATCCTGCTCTACGGCGTCGGAGGGCTCCTGGCCGATGCGGCTCTGGTCCTCTACGGTATCTTCCTGCTGGCCGGGCTCACTGCCCTGGGGGCGACGCTGACGCTGCCGGGCATCGCGGCTTTCATCCTCTCCGTGGGGATGGCGATCGACGCCAACATCCTGATCTTCGAGCGGATCAAAGAGGAGCTCCGCGCCGGCAAGACGCTGCGGGCCGCCATCGGCGGGGGATGGACCCGGGCCTGGAGCGCGATCCTGGACAGCAATGTCACCACGCTGCTGGCGGCGCTGGTCCTGTTCGTCCTGGGCACGGGGCCGATCAAGGGCTTCGCCGTGACGCTGGCCCTGGGGGTCGTGATCTCGATGTTCACCGCCATCGTGGTCACGCGCATCCTGGTGGACTCCACCTCGGCGGCGCTGCGGCCCTCCTGGCTGCGCTTCGGGGCCGAGCGATGA
- a CDS encoding LapA family protein yields MVIIGAIVLVLATVFVLENQKTIVTIEFLAWSYTTSLGVALLAAVLVGAVIIYVSSFVKQAQLRAQLRSAEARLRDLERQQRQAEGGDQAARV; encoded by the coding sequence ATGGTCATCATCGGGGCAATCGTTCTGGTCCTGGCGACGGTCTTTGTGCTGGAGAACCAGAAGACGATCGTCACCATCGAGTTCCTGGCCTGGAGCTACACGACGTCGCTGGGGGTGGCTCTGCTGGCCGCGGTGCTGGTCGGGGCGGTCATCATCTACGTCAGCAGCTTCGTCAAGCAGGCGCAGCTGCGCGCGCAGCTGCGTTCGGCCGAGGCCCGGCTGCGGGACCTCGAGCGCCAGCAGCGGCAGGCGGAAGGTGGCGACCAGGCCGCCCGTGTGTAG